A stretch of the Acyrthosiphon pisum isolate AL4f chromosome A2, pea_aphid_22Mar2018_4r6ur, whole genome shotgun sequence genome encodes the following:
- the LOC103308157 gene encoding uncharacterized protein LOC103308157 yields MGNSIKRSAEEVLGHEPRIKRKPWFNEQCKEAIADRDKARLRVVQDPTEENKRRLAIRQREAKRIIRTNKRIWKKEKMKEIEDNRKNKTRIFFEKANEVRRSFKPRHTMIRMEDGALLTENDKIAKAFKNIRLEWAGHVWRSGGPIGLATGWKPDTRRPRGRPRQRWKDRITKDASRLGVNDGKEIAQDRDRWRQVVAAAMDLNGP; encoded by the exons ATGGGAAATTCAATTAAAAGGTCAGCTGAAGAAGTTTTGGGCCATGAACCAAGGATAAAAAGAAAACCATGGTTTAATGAACAATGTAAGGAAGCTATTGCAGATAGAGATAAAGCACGTTTAAGAGTAGTACAAGACCCAACAGAGGAGAACAAAAGAAGATTAGCCATAAGACAAAGAGAGGCAAAAAGAATAATTAGGACGAATAAAAGAATatggaaaaaagaaaaaatgaaggAAATAGAGgataacagaaaaaataaaacaaggaTATTCTTCGAAAAGGCAAACGAGGTGAGAAGAAGTTTTAAACCCAGACATACAATGATAAGAATGGAAGATGGGGCTCTGTTAACAGAAAATGACAAGATAGCGAAGGCATTCAAGAACAT TAGACTGGAATGGGCTGGTCATGTGTGGAGATCTGGAGGCCCCATAGGATTGGCCACGGGCTGGAAGCCGGACACAAGAAGACCAAGAGGACGACCCAGACAGCGGTGGAAAGACAGGATTACAAAAGATGCATCGAGACTGGGAGTGAATGACGGAAAAGAAATAGCTCAAGATAGAGATAGATGGAGGCAAGTGGTTGCTGCGGCAATGGACCTAAATGGCCCGTAA
- the LOC100574936 gene encoding craniofacial development protein 2-like: MPRTIEFTDLLIGTWNVRSMYRTGVMTTIVSCLERYKLDITAVQEVRWDGSGSLKTQEMTIFYSGGEKHERGVGFVIKNSILPNVVRFEPINDRICYVEFKGKWFNILLINCYAPTEEKSEEIKNAFYEELDRIYDALPTGKPKIILGDNNAKIGKEETYKPTIGKDSLHSDTNDNGNKLITFATARNIISNK, from the coding sequence ATGCCTCGGACAATAGAGTTTACGGATTTACTAATTGGAACCTGGAATGTGCGCTCGATGTATAGAACTGGAGTTATGACGACAATTGTATCGTGTCTTGAGCGATACAAATTAGACATTACCGCTGTTCAAGAAGTAAGATGGGATGGATCTGGTAGTTTAAAGACACAGGAGATGACAATCTTCTATAGCGGAGGAGAAAAACATGAAAGAGGAGTGGGGTTTGTAATTAAGAACAGTATTCTGCCAAATGTTGTGAGATTTGAACCGATAAATGATAGAATATGCTATGTTGAGTTTAAAGGTAAGTGGTTTAACATACTACTAATTAACTGCTACGCTCCCACTGAGGAAAAAagtgaagaaataaaaaatgctttttacgAAGAATTGGATAGGATTTACGATGCATTACCAACCGGAAAGCCAAAAATCATCTTAGGTGATAACAATGCAAAAATAGGGAAGGAAGAAACTTATAAACCAACAATAGGAAAGGATAGTCTACACAGCGATACAAATGATAATGggaataaactaataacttttGCAACTGCTAgaaacataataagtaataagtag